The Pyxidicoccus sp. MSG2 DNA segment AGAACGGCATCCGGGTGGTCCTCACCGGTGAGGGCTCGGACGAGATGTTCCTCGGCTACGACCTCTTCAAGGAGACGAAGGTCCGCCAGTTCTGGGCGCGCCAGCCGGCGTCGAAGTACCGCCCGCTGCTCTTGCGGAAGCTCTACCCCACGCTCTCCGTGAGCCAGCAGAACGTGGAGCTCTTGCGCGAGTTCTTCGGCATGGGACTGGAGGACCCGGGGAGCCTGGGCTTCTCGCACCTGGTGCGCTGGTCCAACAGCGGCCGGATTACGCGCTTCCTCGCGCCGGAGTTCGCCGCGCGCGTGGCGGACGAGGACCCGGTGGCGTCGGTGCTGCAGTCGGTGCCAGAGCACGTGGCCCGCTGGCGACCGCTGGCGCGCGCGCAGTACCTGGAGGCGAAGACGCTGCTGTCCGGGTACCTCCTGTCCGCGCAGGGCGACCGCATGCTGCTGGGCAACGCGGTGGAGGGACGCTTCCCCTTCCTGGACACGGCGGTGATGGAGTTCGCCGCTCGCGTGCCGGAGCGGCTGCGCCTCAAGGGGCTGGACGAGAAGCACATTCTCAAGCGCTTCGCCCGGGGCAAGGTGCCCGCCTCCATCCTGGAGCGCAGCAAGTTCCCCTACCGCGCGCCCATCGCCGGAGCGCTGGTGGGCCCCGACGCGCCGGCCTGGGCTCGCGAGCTGCTCGCGCCCGAGGCAGTGGCGAAGGTGGGTGTCTTCGACGCGAAGAAGGCGGAGCGACTCGTGGCCAAGCTGCGCGCGCCCAACGCCGCGGAGAGCGAGGCGGACACCATGGCGCTGTTCGCCATCGCGTCCACCCAACTGCTGGCCCACCACTTCCTCCAACCGAAGCCGCCGCCCGCGGCGGACGTGGACGCGGTGGTGCTGGAGGCCGCATGAGCGCGACGGACTCCTCTCCCGCGTGGGTGATGGGCCACGCCGGGCGCACGCCGGATGCGTCCGCGGTGGACTCGCCGTGGGTGCGGCTCACCTACCGGCAGCTCGCGGAGCGGATGCTGGCGCTGGCCGGCCACCTGCGCGCGGCGGGGGTGGGCCCGGGGGACAAGGTGCTCATCGCCCTGCCGCTGGGCTCGGCGGCGGTGGTGGCGGGCCTCGCGGTGCAGGCGCTGGGCGCGTGCGCGGTGGAACTGGACCGCGAGTCCGGCGCCGCATCGCTGGATGCCATCCTCGCGCAGACGGGCGCGCGGCACGCCTTCGTCTTCGGGCAGGACGCGCGCAAGTGGACGGGCAGGACCACCCTGGGCCACTTCTACGTGGTGCACTCCTCGCGTCCGCCGGAGCGAATGCTCCAGGTGCTGGCGCCGGCCGTGTGCACGTGGATTCAGGAGGACGGCGCGCTGGACGCGGAGGCGAAGGCCGCTCCGCTGGAGACGCTGCCCTCCGCGCCGTCCGACGGGCACGCGGCCATCGTCTACACGTCCGGCAGCACGGGCACGCCCCGCGGCGTCATCCAGACGTTCGGCAACATCGCCGCCAACACGCGCTCCATCGTCGAGTACCTGGGCCTGTCGCCGACGGACCGGGCGCACCTCATCCTCCCGCTGCACTACTGCTACGGGAAGAGCGTGCTGCAGACGCACCTGCTCGCGGGCGGCTCGGTGTTCCTGGACCCGCGCTTCATGTACCCGCAGGTGGTACTGGAGGCCATGGCCGCCGAGGGCAGCACCGGCTTCGCGGGCGTGCCGCTCACCTTCGAGCTGCTCAAGCGTCAGGCCGGCCCGGAGACGCTGTCGAAGCTGAAGCTGCGCTACCTCACCCAGGCGGGCGGAGGCATGGCGCCGGACACGATTCAGTGGACGCGCGAGGCGTTCCACCCGGCGGAACTGTTCGTCATGTACGGCCAGACGGAGGCCACCGCGCGGCTGAGCTACCTGCCGCCGAAGCTCGCGAAGGAGAAGGCGGGCTCCATCGGCCTGGGCATTCCCGGCGTGGAGTTGCGCGTGGTGGCGGAGGACGGCACGCCGCTGCCCGTGGGAGAGACGGGCCACCTGGTGGCGAAGGGCGCCAACGTCACGCCGGGCTACCTGGGCGCGCCCGAGGAGACGGCCACCGTGCTGAAGGACGGCTGGTTGTGGACGGGCGACCTGGCCTGGCGCGACGCGGACGGCTTCTTCTTCCTCGTCGGCCGCGCGAAGGAAATCCTCAAGGTGAACGGCCACCGGGTGAGCCCGGCGGAAATCGAGCACCACCTGGCGAGCCACCCGGCGGTGCGAGAAGTAGCGGTGGTGGGTGTACCGGACGCGCTGGGCGGCGAAGCGGCCTGCGCGGTGGTGGTGGTGCACGCGGGCGCCGAGGTGAAGGAGGACGATTTGCGGCGCTTCTGCCGTGAGTCGCTGCCGGTGCACAAGGTGCCGAAGCACGTGGTGTTCTCGGAGGCGCTCCCGCGCGGGCCCGCGGGCAAGGTGCTCAAAGCGGAGCTGCGCACGCGTTATTCGTCAGTCGGTTCTTCGTAAGAAATTCCTGAGGGGTGGACACGATGAAGTTCTCGAAGCAGGTGCTGGAGCTGGACTGGGAGGCCAAGGCGGCCGAGCTGTCCGAGGGGCTGCGCGAGGCGGTGCTGAAGAGGCTGAAGAAGCGCGGGCTGGTGGTCGCCATCTCCGGTGGCATCGACTCCGCCTGCGTGGCCGCGCTGGCCGTGCGCGCGCTGGGGCCGGAGCGCGTCTTCGGCATCCTCCTGCCGGAGAAGGACTCCAGCGGGTGGAGCTCGCAGCTGGGCCGCAAGCTCTGCGAGAAGCTGGGCATCAAGTACCAGCTTCATGACATCGCCCCGATTCTCGAGGCGGCGGGCTGCTACCGGCAGCGCGACGAGGCGGTGCGCTCGGTGTTCCCCGAGTTCACCCCGGACATGAAGTGGAAGATTGTGATGAACGGCGACCGGCTGAACACGGACGCGGTGAACTTCTTCCACGTGGTGGTGCAGGTGAACGGCGAGGAGCGCCGCTTCCGCCTCTCGCCGCAGGCGTACACGCAGATTGTCGCCGCGACGAACTTCAAGCAGCGCACCCGGAAGATGATGGACTACTTCCACGCGGACCGCCTG contains these protein-coding regions:
- a CDS encoding class I adenylate-forming enzyme family protein, whose translation is MSATDSSPAWVMGHAGRTPDASAVDSPWVRLTYRQLAERMLALAGHLRAAGVGPGDKVLIALPLGSAAVVAGLAVQALGACAVELDRESGAASLDAILAQTGARHAFVFGQDARKWTGRTTLGHFYVVHSSRPPERMLQVLAPAVCTWIQEDGALDAEAKAAPLETLPSAPSDGHAAIVYTSGSTGTPRGVIQTFGNIAANTRSIVEYLGLSPTDRAHLILPLHYCYGKSVLQTHLLAGGSVFLDPRFMYPQVVLEAMAAEGSTGFAGVPLTFELLKRQAGPETLSKLKLRYLTQAGGGMAPDTIQWTREAFHPAELFVMYGQTEATARLSYLPPKLAKEKAGSIGLGIPGVELRVVAEDGTPLPVGETGHLVAKGANVTPGYLGAPEETATVLKDGWLWTGDLAWRDADGFFFLVGRAKEILKVNGHRVSPAEIEHHLASHPAVREVAVVGVPDALGGEAACAVVVVHAGAEVKEDDLRRFCRESLPVHKVPKHVVFSEALPRGPAGKVLKAELRTRYSSVGSS
- the nadE gene encoding NAD(+) synthase, yielding MKFSKQVLELDWEAKAAELSEGLREAVLKRLKKRGLVVAISGGIDSACVAALAVRALGPERVFGILLPEKDSSGWSSQLGRKLCEKLGIKYQLHDIAPILEAAGCYRQRDEAVRSVFPEFTPDMKWKIVMNGDRLNTDAVNFFHVVVQVNGEERRFRLSPQAYTQIVAATNFKQRTRKMMDYFHADRLNFAVSGTPNRLEYDQGFFVKLGDGAADVKPIAGLYKTQVYKLAKHLGVIDEITSGEPTTDTFSLPQSQEDFYFSVHYSQLDLLMWAKNHGVSTDEAAQVMGLTPTQVQRVYDDIDQKRRSTAYLHSAPLLLEKVPELDAFKIG